A region from the Chlamydiales bacterium genome encodes:
- a CDS encoding dCTP deaminase: protein MSLQSDRWIRQMAKTHGMIEPFVEGQVRFQRDEKVISYGLSSYGYDMRVSNEFKVFTNMSNAIVDPKNFNESAFVHQEVDVCIVPPNSFALARSVEYFRIPRSVLTLCIGKSTYARCGIIVNVTPFEPEWEGYVTLEISNTTPLPAKIYANEGIAQVLFYQAAEECEISYADRKGKYMGQVGITLPVA from the coding sequence ATGAGTTTACAATCAGATCGCTGGATTCGTCAGATGGCAAAGACCCACGGGATGATAGAGCCTTTTGTAGAGGGGCAGGTCCGCTTCCAAAGAGATGAGAAGGTCATCAGCTATGGACTTTCGAGCTATGGATATGACATGCGTGTCTCCAATGAGTTCAAGGTGTTTACCAACATGTCTAACGCCATTGTCGACCCCAAAAACTTCAATGAGAGCGCTTTTGTCCATCAAGAAGTGGACGTCTGCATTGTCCCTCCAAACTCATTTGCGCTCGCACGCAGCGTCGAGTATTTCCGGATCCCGCGCTCGGTTCTCACTCTCTGCATTGGAAAGTCGACCTATGCTCGTTGCGGTATTATCGTCAACGTGACCCCATTTGAGCCCGAGTGGGAGGGGTATGTTACCCTTGAAATTTCAAATACAACCCCACTTCCAGCTAAGATCTACGCCAATGAGGGAATCGCGCAGGTGCTCTTCTATCAAGCAGCTGAAGAGTGCGAGATCTCCTATGCCGATCGAAAAGGCAAATATATGGGCCAAGTAGGCATTACCTTACCGGTCGCATAA
- a CDS encoding HlyC/CorC family transporter: MITASLVAFLVLLLFLSGYFSSSETALFSLPSMTVKAYQRESDPRKRLIYNLLSRPRDLLVTILMLNILMNLLVQNVVATIFGSYSNWILNVGLPLLLTLVFGEAIPKSIGLANNEKIAYTVAPSLSRAQTVIKPFAGVFISITSVISRIMFFFLRKEDEISIDELQHALKTSREYGVLNEDEAELIRGYLNLQESSIKALMRPREEVLFFDLEEPLSKLIHLFVDQECSRIPICRGGLDQIVGVMTSRLFFLHRPSLNQTLDLLPILMKPIFVPETMPAHALLRQMYEQELSIATVVDEYGSVSGIIALEDLVEVVVGEIVDRRDEKNRYTKAGEEVIITSGKLELIEFEEIFGVSLKSENNMVTIGGWLTEQLGDIPKAGTKFLTKEFLFHVLAADPQRIRRVYIRRLHTKKKRS, translated from the coding sequence GTGATTACTGCAAGCTTAGTTGCATTCTTAGTTCTCCTCCTCTTCCTTTCCGGCTACTTCTCCTCTTCTGAGACCGCGCTCTTCTCTCTTCCTTCCATGACAGTTAAAGCCTATCAGAGAGAGAGCGATCCTCGAAAGCGGCTGATCTATAACCTTCTGTCGCGCCCTCGAGATCTGCTCGTCACGATTCTGATGCTCAATATTCTGATGAATCTTCTAGTGCAGAACGTGGTTGCGACGATCTTTGGATCCTATTCCAATTGGATCTTGAATGTCGGACTCCCGCTGCTATTAACTCTCGTCTTTGGCGAGGCTATCCCTAAATCGATCGGACTCGCAAATAATGAGAAGATCGCATACACCGTCGCCCCCTCTCTCTCGAGAGCGCAGACGGTGATCAAACCTTTTGCCGGCGTCTTTATCAGCATTACGAGCGTCATCTCGCGCATCATGTTCTTCTTCCTCCGAAAGGAGGATGAGATTTCGATCGATGAGCTGCAACACGCTCTTAAAACATCGCGTGAATATGGCGTGTTGAACGAGGATGAAGCTGAACTCATCCGCGGCTACTTAAATCTGCAGGAGTCCTCGATCAAAGCGCTCATGCGCCCAAGAGAGGAGGTCCTCTTCTTTGACCTTGAAGAGCCCCTATCGAAGTTGATCCACCTTTTTGTCGACCAGGAGTGTTCACGAATTCCCATTTGCAGGGGAGGGCTCGATCAGATCGTCGGCGTCATGACAAGCCGCCTCTTCTTTCTCCATAGACCCTCTCTCAATCAGACCCTCGATCTTCTTCCCATCTTGATGAAGCCGATCTTTGTTCCAGAGACGATGCCCGCGCATGCTCTTCTTAGACAGATGTATGAGCAGGAGCTCTCTATTGCAACAGTGGTCGATGAGTATGGGTCGGTCTCCGGAATCATCGCTCTGGAAGACCTCGTCGAGGTGGTCGTCGGCGAGATCGTCGACCGCCGAGATGAGAAGAACCGCTACACGAAAGCCGGCGAAGAGGTGATTATCACGAGCGGAAAGCTCGAGTTAATCGAATTTGAAGAGATCTTTGGGGTCTCCCTCAAAAGCGAAAACAACATGGTGACGATAGGCGGCTGGCTCACAGAGCAGCTTGGAGATATCCCCAAGGCCGGAACCAAGTTTTTGACGAAGGAGTTTCTCTTCCACGTGCTGGCTGCAGACCCTCAACGGATACGCCGCGTGTATATCCGCCGTTTACATACAAAAAAGAAGCGCTCTTAA
- a CDS encoding HlyC/CorC family transporter, with protein MDWKFYLILLLVCLVVQGFYSMLEMACVSFNKVRLQYYVSQGNRRAKWLTSLLKRPAILFGTTLIGVNLTLQLGSESARRLYESIGINPDFAPISQWVLVLLFAEIAPLFAGRRYAEHVVMLGIPFIYASSILLRPVIWGLDLLCSLINRLVGSPKDSGLYLTRDELQKMLEEQEVRPYRADQTELSSVAGRIFSLKTKIAKEMMKPLTSVNMIPSICTIAEMRALLSAHYSPFLPIFHRTPQNIVAIAYPRDLLRFPENARVREHARPPWFITENTSILQLLKQFRRNNKSIAIVLNQAGLAVGILTLDEILDEIFGQSDSWPSINEMAPRAHHVMVDRTFPGDMTIKEFNQQFNVHLPDEGVETLEELVTKHLGHPPSKGETIRIDQFELTVEEASLLGAKMISIQTVY; from the coding sequence ATGGACTGGAAGTTCTACCTAATACTCCTGCTGGTCTGCCTGGTTGTCCAGGGCTTCTACTCTATGCTTGAGATGGCTTGCGTCTCATTCAATAAGGTTCGGCTTCAATACTACGTCAGTCAGGGTAATAGACGCGCAAAGTGGCTCACCTCGCTCCTTAAACGGCCGGCGATTCTCTTTGGCACGACGCTCATCGGCGTTAATCTTACACTTCAGCTCGGCTCTGAGTCTGCCCGCCGCCTCTACGAGAGCATCGGCATCAATCCCGACTTTGCCCCCATCTCTCAGTGGGTCCTCGTCCTTCTTTTTGCCGAGATTGCGCCCCTTTTTGCTGGAAGGCGTTATGCTGAGCATGTGGTCATGTTGGGGATTCCCTTCATCTACGCCTCTTCGATTCTCTTGCGGCCTGTCATCTGGGGCCTCGACCTTCTCTGCTCGCTGATCAACAGATTGGTTGGAAGCCCCAAGGACTCTGGCCTCTACCTAACCCGAGATGAGCTGCAGAAGATGCTTGAAGAGCAAGAGGTGAGGCCCTACAGAGCCGATCAGACCGAACTTAGCTCTGTCGCTGGGCGGATCTTCTCGTTAAAAACGAAGATTGCAAAAGAGATGATGAAGCCGCTGACTTCGGTGAATATGATCCCCTCGATCTGCACGATTGCGGAGATGCGCGCGCTCCTCTCTGCTCACTACTCTCCCTTTCTGCCCATTTTTCACAGAACGCCTCAGAATATCGTGGCGATCGCCTATCCTCGAGACCTACTGCGCTTCCCTGAAAATGCGCGCGTTAGAGAGCATGCGCGTCCTCCTTGGTTTATCACCGAGAACACCTCGATTCTTCAGCTACTGAAACAGTTCAGAAGAAACAATAAGAGCATCGCGATCGTCCTCAACCAGGCGGGGCTCGCTGTTGGTATCTTGACGCTCGATGAGATTCTAGATGAGATTTTTGGCCAGAGCGACAGCTGGCCTTCCATCAATGAGATGGCACCTCGCGCGCACCATGTGATGGTCGACCGCACCTTCCCGGGCGATATGACGATTAAGGAGTTTAATCAGCAGTTTAATGTCCACCTTCCAGATGAAGGGGTCGAGACCTTAGAGGAGCTCGTCACTAAGCACCTTGGCCACCCGCCAAGCAAGGGAGAGACCATCCGCATCGATCAGTTCGAACTCACCGTCGAAGAGGCCTCCCTCCTCGGCGCCAAGATGATCTCCATTCAAACCGTCTACTAA
- a CDS encoding cysteine desulfurase: MKEKKLERTYLDNNATTALDARVLAAMQEELSTPPSNPSSVHHFGQEARKRLTKARSTVANFLETRPSNIIFTSGGTESLNMLLRGAFSGKNNGHLITSDIEHSAIYNTVKLLESHGVRVTYLSAGLKGYIAPEQIEAALQESTKLIALGAVNSETGVKNPIEEIAQIAKRRGLPFVVDGVALLGKELFKIPDGVSAMAFSGHKFHGPKGVGFAWIHSSFKLEPLLTGGDQEYAKRAGTENLPGIVGLAKAVEILSEELPSATLRMQELRDLLEASLKADFPGAVVHGEGSPRIANTSNIALPALDGETLLMQLDMAGIAVSHGSACASGALEPSRVLLNMGIPKKLAGSSLRLSLSRFTTREEILHILLTLKELALNS, translated from the coding sequence ATGAAGGAAAAGAAGCTCGAAAGGACCTATCTCGACAATAATGCGACAACGGCGCTGGACGCGCGCGTTCTTGCTGCAATGCAAGAGGAGCTCTCCACACCCCCTTCCAACCCCTCATCTGTACACCACTTTGGACAAGAAGCCCGCAAGCGTTTAACAAAAGCTCGCTCAACAGTTGCAAATTTTTTGGAGACGCGCCCTTCGAATATCATCTTCACATCTGGTGGAACCGAGTCGCTCAACATGCTCCTGCGCGGAGCTTTTTCTGGCAAGAATAACGGACATCTCATCACTTCAGATATCGAGCACTCCGCAATTTACAATACGGTGAAGCTCCTCGAGAGCCACGGAGTCCGCGTCACCTACCTCTCTGCTGGACTAAAAGGGTACATCGCGCCGGAGCAGATAGAGGCCGCACTCCAAGAGAGTACAAAACTCATCGCGCTTGGTGCAGTTAACAGCGAAACTGGTGTGAAAAATCCTATCGAGGAGATCGCGCAGATCGCCAAGAGGCGCGGGCTACCCTTCGTTGTTGATGGAGTCGCACTGCTTGGAAAGGAGCTATTCAAGATCCCCGATGGAGTCAGCGCTATGGCCTTCTCCGGACATAAATTTCATGGCCCCAAGGGCGTCGGCTTCGCCTGGATTCACAGCTCGTTTAAGTTAGAACCCCTCCTAACTGGCGGCGATCAAGAGTATGCAAAGAGAGCTGGAACCGAAAACCTCCCAGGCATCGTTGGGCTCGCAAAAGCTGTTGAGATTCTCTCAGAGGAGCTCCCCAGCGCCACGCTCAGAATGCAAGAGCTTAGAGACCTTCTCGAGGCCTCCCTCAAAGCAGACTTTCCAGGAGCAGTAGTCCATGGCGAGGGCTCACCCAGAATTGCCAACACTTCCAATATCGCACTTCCCGCCTTGGATGGCGAGACGCTGCTCATGCAGCTAGATATGGCCGGCATCGCTGTCTCCCATGGCTCTGCTTGCGCCTCAGGCGCCCTAGAGCCCTCCCGCGTCCTTCTCAATATGGGCATCCCCAAAAAGCTCGCAGGCTCCTCCCTGCGCCTCTCCCTCTCCCGCTTCACAACCCGAGAAGAGATTCTTCACATCCTACTGACACTCAAAGAGTTAGCACTAAACAGTTAA
- a CDS encoding Stp1/IreP family PP2C-type Ser/Thr phosphatase, whose amino-acid sequence MSSYIVESYGISDIGLRSNNEDSWAGVPNCKFFVLADGMGGHQAGEVASKETVQRLSIRIEDFYETALTSPPTSEEWAEKLGDLILRVNREVYQLSLQNEKYAGMGTTLACLLITGERLIYAHIGDSRIYRFRKKELTKLTLDHSLKQELLRKGDLGKTPSKHAPKNIITRAVGTHANVEPDIEISTLKSDDIYFLCSDGLTDELSLEEMRSILLEAKTIKEASDSLVAAAKQKGGSDNITVVMVKVYHEGKEARKDLSRQ is encoded by the coding sequence GTGAGTAGTTACATCGTGGAAAGCTACGGCATATCGGATATCGGCCTGAGAAGCAACAATGAGGACTCCTGGGCAGGGGTGCCTAACTGCAAGTTTTTTGTTTTAGCCGATGGCATGGGCGGCCACCAGGCGGGTGAAGTCGCATCAAAAGAGACTGTGCAGCGCCTATCCATCAGAATCGAAGACTTCTACGAGACTGCCCTCACATCGCCTCCAACTTCCGAAGAGTGGGCGGAGAAGCTTGGAGATCTTATTTTAAGAGTCAACCGAGAGGTCTACCAGCTCTCGCTTCAAAATGAGAAGTATGCCGGTATGGGAACAACACTCGCCTGCCTACTCATTACCGGAGAGCGCCTCATCTACGCTCACATAGGCGATAGCCGCATCTACCGCTTCCGTAAAAAGGAGCTTACAAAACTCACTCTCGACCACTCGCTTAAGCAGGAGCTTCTGCGCAAAGGCGACCTAGGCAAGACCCCTTCGAAACATGCACCTAAAAATATTATTACACGCGCAGTGGGAACGCATGCGAACGTCGAGCCAGATATCGAGATTAGCACGCTTAAATCTGATGATATTTATTTTTTATGTTCCGATGGGTTAACCGATGAGCTCTCTCTGGAAGAGATGAGATCTATTCTCCTAGAGGCCAAGACAATAAAAGAGGCCTCTGATAGCCTTGTTGCCGCCGCTAAGCAGAAGGGAGGAAGCGACAACATCACAGTAGTGATGGTGAAGGTGTATCATGAAGGAAAAGAAGCTCGAAAGGACCTATCTCGACAATAA
- a CDS encoding serpin family protein, whose translation MLLSRILFCFIAFTVPLAAASKKDDETAIKLSKNCTDFGLSLYSTLNKSASTNIIFSPYSIFSCLSMVYIGARDVTATEMQTALKLTFKRPELSKAALALSSSLASSGDGSYTFDMANGLWLDRDSFVLSDYRHAIEDGFQAKVQSLDFAQTEQAISIINEWTSNQTHGEIPKLLEEGDIDGSTRVVLTNALYFKGNWQKPFDPKNTADSSFYLAEGSSVKTKMMKQNSTLPYFENESFQLLALPFVKKEGAAAPACLILLPKKGVALSDCEQDLTSDALRGWIEGLKPQNLQIKLPKFTLDRRYDLNNMLKALGIQNAFTDAADFSGIDGMRDLFLSKVVHESFFALDEMGVTAAAATSASMNLTATPPSQPPVAFVADRPFLFLLVDLKTKLPLFLGKLQDPSIGQSE comes from the coding sequence ATGTTGCTATCCCGTATTCTCTTCTGCTTTATCGCCTTTACGGTTCCGCTGGCGGCGGCTAGTAAGAAAGATGATGAGACCGCTATTAAGCTATCGAAAAACTGCACGGATTTCGGTCTGTCGCTCTACTCGACTCTGAATAAGTCGGCTTCGACTAACATAATCTTCTCTCCCTATTCGATCTTCTCTTGTCTTTCGATGGTCTATATCGGCGCGCGCGATGTGACAGCTACAGAGATGCAAACGGCTCTTAAGCTTACATTTAAAAGACCAGAGCTCTCCAAGGCAGCTCTTGCGCTAAGCAGCTCTCTTGCAAGTAGTGGGGACGGCTCTTACACCTTTGATATGGCAAACGGCCTCTGGCTCGATCGCGATAGTTTTGTGCTCTCAGATTATCGTCACGCAATAGAAGATGGGTTCCAAGCCAAGGTTCAGAGCCTTGATTTCGCTCAAACTGAACAGGCGATCTCGATCATCAACGAGTGGACATCTAATCAGACGCATGGAGAGATCCCTAAGCTGCTAGAAGAGGGCGATATCGACGGCTCTACAAGAGTTGTTCTGACTAATGCGCTCTACTTCAAAGGCAACTGGCAGAAGCCCTTCGATCCGAAAAATACAGCAGATAGCTCCTTCTATCTTGCGGAAGGCTCTTCGGTAAAAACTAAGATGATGAAGCAGAACTCCACCCTCCCCTACTTCGAAAATGAGAGCTTTCAGCTTCTTGCACTCCCCTTCGTAAAAAAAGAGGGTGCAGCTGCTCCTGCCTGCCTGATCCTACTTCCTAAAAAGGGAGTCGCACTATCCGACTGCGAGCAGGATCTTACAAGCGACGCTCTGCGCGGATGGATTGAGGGTTTGAAGCCTCAAAATCTTCAGATCAAGCTTCCAAAATTCACGCTCGACCGAAGATACGACTTGAACAACATGCTGAAAGCTCTTGGCATTCAGAACGCTTTTACCGATGCGGCCGACTTCTCGGGAATCGATGGGATGCGCGACCTCTTTCTTAGCAAGGTTGTCCACGAGAGCTTCTTCGCTCTTGATGAGATGGGCGTAACTGCAGCTGCAGCAACAAGCGCATCGATGAATTTAACGGCAACTCCTCCTTCACAGCCACCGGTTGCATTTGTGGCAGATAGGCCCTTCCTCTTCTTGCTGGTGGATTTGAAGACAAAGCTCCCTCTCTTTTTAGGAAAACTGCAAGACCCCTCAATTGGGCAAAGTGAGTAG
- a CDS encoding CPBP family intramembrane metalloprotease yields MEALSKELIFEQIHLILLFGLLGFFTHWVAKSRGFFSLPEEQNGPDVKGRQVIIAFAIYLITALFIAPLLGRLLFRLEGESSYSLIFAGLIQLGALALILLLLILFSMTQEKKSMRGVWITRDGSNPKRLVRDFFLGIATWFIAFPLVVVISQICDLLLYVFFGVESYEQVAVRFLKMALGSPLLLLIALATVIVIAPIIEEWLFRGFLQSFLRKHVGRKAAILLTAFSFALFHLSGSQGLGNISLAISLFIFSCYLGFLYERQGSLVAPIGLHMAFNTVSSIRILLMPVTDL; encoded by the coding sequence ATGGAAGCTCTCTCAAAAGAGCTGATTTTCGAACAGATCCACCTGATTCTTCTCTTTGGCCTCTTGGGCTTCTTCACCCACTGGGTGGCGAAATCCAGAGGCTTTTTTTCCTTGCCCGAAGAGCAGAATGGGCCAGATGTAAAGGGCAGGCAGGTTATTATCGCGTTTGCGATCTATCTGATCACCGCTCTTTTTATCGCTCCCCTTCTGGGAAGACTACTCTTTCGCTTAGAGGGAGAGTCCTCCTATAGCCTCATCTTCGCAGGGCTTATACAGCTAGGGGCGCTTGCTCTTATTCTGCTTCTTCTCATTCTCTTTTCGATGACTCAAGAAAAAAAGAGCATGCGAGGAGTATGGATTACACGCGATGGGTCTAACCCGAAGAGACTGGTAAGAGATTTTTTTCTTGGAATCGCTACCTGGTTCATCGCGTTTCCCTTAGTGGTCGTGATCAGCCAGATCTGCGATCTTCTGCTCTATGTCTTTTTCGGAGTTGAGAGCTATGAGCAGGTGGCCGTCCGCTTCTTAAAAATGGCGCTCGGCTCCCCTCTTCTCCTGCTGATTGCTCTTGCAACTGTCATCGTGATCGCGCCGATCATTGAGGAGTGGCTCTTCAGAGGATTTCTACAGAGTTTCCTTCGCAAGCACGTGGGACGAAAAGCGGCAATACTCTTAACGGCCTTCAGCTTCGCCCTCTTTCACCTCTCTGGATCTCAAGGTCTCGGCAACATCTCGCTTGCGATCTCACTATTTATCTTCTCTTGCTACCTAGGATTTTTATACGAGAGACAGGGTTCTCTTGTTGCACCTATCGGCTTACATATGGCATTTAATACGGTGAGCAGTATCCGCATTCTGCTCATGCCAGTTACAGATCTGTGA
- the glgX gene encoding glycogen debranching protein GlgX — protein MTEVKITILKGEPAPLGASRFNGGVNFALFSEHATEVTLCLFLPGETTPFKEITLDPKTHKSDKKWHILVKGAPADFDYGYRINGPNEPDKGLLFNKDLILSDPCSLELTTSHVWGEGVPAGSPPPRSRLVLDSHFNWEGVPNPNLRVQDLVIYEMHVRGFTYHPSSKTHHRGSYLALIEKIPFLKELGVNCVELLPIHEFNECENQNIDPLTKKRLFNYWGYSTINFFAPMNRFASKGERHSAITEFKTMVRELHRHKIEVILDVVYNHTAEGSEKGPTFSFRGVDNPDYYMISGGHYQNFTGCGNTFNCNHPACIEHVLNSLRYWVKEMHVDGFRFDLASILTRDLTGAPVENPPIIQAINKDPILSKTKLIAEAWDAAGLYQVGSFPGEGRWGEWNGVFRDIVRRFIKGSDGCAGGFATALSGSQNLYGRDRSPYHSVNFVTAHDGFSLKDLVSYNTKHNEANGEENRDGMDNNESWNCGAEGETSDHSIIALRERQMRNFHVALMISLGTPMILMGDEYAHTRHGNNNTWCHDDELNWFLWDKIKEHNAFFRFYKLLIHFRTRHPLLRRTEFLTTEEVEWHGHEPSKPNWDPSSRFVAYTLKSPHDQLYIAFNAHYQHAHITLPQPPPHKKWYRVVDTSAPSPDDFIENPGMHAPLKHTYDLPPNSSLILESL, from the coding sequence ATGACAGAAGTAAAAATTACTATCCTAAAAGGTGAGCCAGCCCCCCTTGGAGCTTCGCGCTTCAACGGCGGCGTTAATTTTGCCCTCTTCTCAGAACACGCAACCGAAGTGACACTCTGTCTATTTCTACCAGGCGAAACAACTCCTTTTAAAGAGATCACATTAGATCCAAAAACTCACAAAAGCGATAAGAAGTGGCACATCTTAGTTAAAGGAGCTCCTGCTGATTTTGACTATGGTTACCGTATTAACGGACCAAATGAGCCTGATAAAGGTCTCTTATTTAATAAAGACCTGATTCTTTCAGATCCCTGCTCTTTAGAGCTAACAACCTCTCACGTCTGGGGAGAGGGTGTTCCGGCAGGAAGTCCGCCTCCCCGCAGTAGACTCGTCTTAGACTCCCACTTTAATTGGGAAGGGGTTCCAAATCCAAACTTGCGAGTTCAGGATCTTGTCATCTACGAGATGCATGTGCGTGGGTTTACCTACCACCCCTCCAGTAAAACTCACCACAGAGGAAGCTACCTCGCGCTTATCGAAAAAATTCCTTTTTTAAAAGAGCTCGGGGTCAACTGTGTTGAGCTACTTCCGATTCACGAATTCAATGAGTGCGAAAATCAGAACATAGATCCACTCACCAAAAAACGACTCTTCAACTACTGGGGCTACTCGACAATAAATTTCTTTGCCCCCATGAACCGTTTTGCGTCGAAGGGAGAGAGGCACTCTGCAATTACAGAGTTCAAAACGATGGTCCGTGAGCTGCACAGGCATAAGATCGAGGTGATTCTAGACGTGGTCTATAACCATACAGCCGAAGGCAGTGAGAAGGGACCAACCTTCTCCTTCAGAGGAGTCGACAACCCCGACTACTACATGATATCCGGGGGGCACTACCAGAATTTCACGGGCTGCGGCAATACTTTTAACTGCAACCACCCTGCTTGCATCGAGCATGTTCTAAACTCTCTTCGCTACTGGGTAAAAGAGATGCACGTCGATGGCTTCCGCTTCGATCTCGCTTCTATCCTCACAAGAGATCTGACTGGCGCTCCGGTTGAAAACCCGCCTATTATTCAGGCGATCAACAAAGATCCGATTCTTTCAAAAACAAAACTCATTGCCGAAGCGTGGGATGCAGCTGGCCTCTACCAAGTAGGCTCTTTTCCCGGAGAAGGGCGCTGGGGTGAATGGAATGGCGTCTTTCGAGATATTGTCCGCAGATTTATCAAGGGAAGCGACGGGTGTGCGGGAGGCTTTGCAACTGCCCTCTCCGGTTCGCAGAACCTCTACGGAAGAGATCGCTCGCCCTACCATAGCGTCAATTTCGTCACAGCACATGATGGCTTCAGCCTAAAAGATCTCGTCTCCTACAACACCAAGCATAACGAAGCTAATGGTGAGGAGAACCGCGATGGAATGGATAACAACGAGAGCTGGAACTGCGGAGCTGAGGGAGAGACGAGCGATCATAGCATCATCGCTCTGCGTGAAAGGCAGATGCGCAACTTCCATGTCGCACTCATGATCTCACTCGGAACCCCTATGATCTTAATGGGAGACGAGTATGCACACACGCGCCATGGAAACAACAACACCTGGTGCCATGACGATGAGCTCAACTGGTTCTTGTGGGACAAGATAAAAGAACATAACGCCTTCTTCCGCTTCTATAAGCTCCTCATCCACTTCCGCACTAGACACCCACTTTTGCGCCGCACGGAGTTCCTCACTACAGAAGAGGTCGAGTGGCATGGGCATGAGCCTTCAAAGCCAAACTGGGACCCCTCCTCCCGCTTCGTTGCTTACACTCTAAAAAGCCCTCACGACCAGCTCTACATCGCCTTCAATGCACACTACCAACATGCACATATCACTCTGCCTCAGCCGCCACCTCACAAAAAGTGGTACAGAGTTGTAGACACCTCTGCCCCCTCCCCAGACGATTTCATCGAAAATCCAGGCATGCACGCCCCCCTTAAACACACCTACGACCTTCCTCCCAACTCCTCCCTAATCCTAGAAAGCCTCTAA
- a CDS encoding CesT family type III secretion system chaperone, giving the protein MSLENAKANLKEFGKELNLEGLAFDENHTCILGIDNTFSLHLTYEPNSDRLYLYSPILDGLPKDDKIRLKLYESLLEGSMLGGQMAGGGIGVAVPEELILMHCVLEMGVGADPNSLRRFAPLFVEAVERWRKKSKDVIEGREDKDDDDKKKKSIVPPPKPGDRFIKI; this is encoded by the coding sequence ATGTCGCTGGAAAATGCCAAGGCAAACCTTAAGGAATTTGGCAAAGAACTCAACCTAGAAGGTTTAGCTTTTGACGAAAACCACACCTGTATTCTCGGCATCGATAATACCTTTTCACTTCACCTTACTTATGAGCCAAACTCAGATCGTCTCTATCTCTATTCGCCTATTCTTGATGGGCTTCCAAAAGATGATAAGATCCGTCTGAAGCTCTATGAGTCTCTCCTCGAAGGCTCGATGCTCGGTGGACAGATGGCTGGCGGCGGAATCGGCGTTGCAGTTCCTGAAGAACTAATCCTCATGCACTGCGTGCTTGAGATGGGAGTGGGCGCTGATCCTAACTCTCTCAGACGTTTTGCTCCTCTCTTTGTAGAAGCAGTTGAGAGATGGAGAAAGAAATCTAAAGATGTCATCGAAGGTCGTGAAGACAAAGATGACGACGACAAGAAGAAAAAATCTATTGTTCCACCGCCAAAACCTGGCGATCGTTTCATCAAGATCTAA